One part of the Salvelinus fontinalis isolate EN_2023a chromosome 4, ASM2944872v1, whole genome shotgun sequence genome encodes these proteins:
- the LOC129853010 gene encoding proepiregulin-like isoform X2 translates to MRNPQSSILLSFLGLLLIWPDVQTTDVLSSTQPAPTSPRSSHRETGTTADQEQSRPHMDKVMSQKCDSNLESYCLNGECLLLLDLNEHHCKCERGYYGPRCAHLEMVFQPMKEEHVILMVVCGGLLFIGIAGVFYFFCRWYKRNRCPPQQKQQTYQEVQMA, encoded by the exons GTCTGTTATTGATCTGGCCTGATGTACAGACTACAGAtgtcctctcctccacacagccAGCCCCAACCAGCCCCCGGTCCTCCCACCGTGAGACAGGAACGACAGCAG ACCAGGAGCAGTCCCGTCCTCACATGGATAAGGTGATGAGCCAGAAATGTGACTCCAATCTAGAGAGCTACTGTCTCAACGGAGAATGTCTCCTACTGCTGGATCTCAACGAACACCACTGCAA gtgtgagAGGGGTTACTACGGGCCCAGGTGTGCTCACCTGGAGATGGTGTTTCAGCCAATGAAAGAAGAGCATGTCATCCTGATGGTGGTATGTGGGGGCCTTCTGTTTATAGGCATCGCTGGAGTCTTCTACTTCTTCTGCCGAtg GTACAAGAGAAATAGATGTCCACCGCAACAGAAACAGCAGACGTACCAGGAGGTGCAGATGGCGTGA